Sequence from the Pseudophaeobacter arcticus DSM 23566 genome:
CACCCCAGGTGTTGATCTGATCATGCCTGACATCAGCTGGCTGCGCGAGCGCGTCGACCAGCTGGAAGCGATTTTTATCACCCATGGTCACGAGGACCATATCGGGGCGGTATCGCATCTCTACAGCCAGCTGAACGTGCCGGTCTATGCCCGCGCCTTTACCGCCAATCTGGCCCGTCGCAAGATGGAAGAGCATGGCCATGACCCGCTGGTGGTGAAAACCGTTGGCGCCTGGCCCGACGTGACCAAGCTGGGCCCCTTTACCGTGGGCTTTGCCCCTATGGCGCATTCGATTCCCGAAAGCGCTGGCCTGGTGATCGACAGCCCCGGTGGCCGCGTGGTGCACACTGGCGACTTCAAACTGGACCGCACTCCGCTGGTGGGCGAAGCCTTTGACCCTGAGATGTGGGCCGAGATCGCCAAACCGGGCATCAAGGCGTTGATCTGCGATTCGACCAATGTGTTTTCAAAAACACCTGGTCGCTCGGAATCTGATCTGCCCGACGAGATCACGCGCCTGATTGGCGAGGCCAAGGGCATGGTGGCCGCCACCACCTTTGCCTCCAACGTGGCGCGGGTGAAAACCCTGGCGGATGCCGGTACCCGGGCAGGGCGCTCGGTTGTGTTGCTGGGGCGGGCCATGCTGCGCATGGTCGAAGCCGCCAAGGAAACCGGCGTGCTGAAGAATTTTCCAACGGTCTATTCGCCCGAAGAAGCCAAGGATATGCCGCGCAACAACCTGATGCTGATCACCACTGGCAGCCAGGGCGAGCGCCGTGCGGCCTCGGCGCAGATGGCGCGGGGCAAGTATCGCGGCCTGGAGCTGAAAGAGGGAGATCTCTTCCTGTTCTCCTCCAAAACCATTCCCGGCAACGAACGCGGCGTGATCCGCATCATCAACCAGTTCTCGGAACGTGGTGTGGATGTTGTGGACGACAGCTCTGGTCTTTACCACGTCTCTGGCCATGCAAATGGTCCTGACCTGGAAGCGCTGCATGATCTGTTGCAACCGGCGATGCTGGTGCCCATGCATGGCGAACACCGCCACCTGCGTCAGCACGCCCGCCTGGGCGAGGCCAAGGGCATTCCCAGCATCGTTGCCGTCAACGGCATGATGCTGAACCTGTCCGGCAAACGTCCCTCGGTATTGGAATATATCGACACCGGCCGCACCTATCTGGATGGCTCGACCAAGATTGGCGCCATGGACGGTGTTGTTCGCGATCGTATCCGGATGGCTTTGAACGGGCATCTGGTTGTCACGCTGATCCTTGACGAAGAGGATGAGCCCCTGGGTGAGCCTTGGTGCGACATCAAGGGTCTGGCGGAAAACGGCAGCTCCAATGCGGCGCTGACTGAAGTGCTGGAAGAGGACCTGAACCAGTTCCTGATGCGGGCTGGGGCCAAGACGCTGAAAGACGATGACAAGTTGGAAGGTGAGTTGCGCCGGATTGCCCGTCAGTCTTGCCAGAACGAAATCGGCAAAAAGCCCGAAGTCACCGTGGTGATCAGCCGGATGCGCTAAACCCGCACTGTTATGACAAAAAAAAACGCCTCGGCAGGATCTGCCGGGGCGTTTTTCGTGAGTGGTGACAGAAAAAGTCACTTGGGGAATAAGATCCCTGTCGCGCTGCCTGTTAGGCGGTGCGGGGACGGTGCAGGAATGCAGCGAGTTTGTGGACCGCAAGGCTGATTCCGCGGCCCAGAGTACGAAATGCATCAGCCAGGGCTTGAGCACGCATTTCATGGGCGCGCGCCTCGATAGCTTGAATGTCTGCTGCGGTGAGGATTACGGGCTGGGCTTCGGTCATCGGTTTCTCAGTTTATATTTTGTATTCGGATCACGTCTATCTAGTGGGGTTTGCGCCCTATTACATTGATCAAAGAAGCATTTCCGCCATGTCGGTGCTGCAAGCCTCGCTGCAAGAAAAAACGGCCGCCCCAATGGGACGACCGTTCAAGTCATGTCTGTCTGTCAGGCAGGGCCTAGCCAGCGCGTCGCTCATCAAAGGAGAGGGCGATAAAGCTGGGCATGTGATCCCCCATGCCAACCACAGTGCGGTCATCACGACGTCCGCTCTGTTTGCTGCCACCACGTCCCCGGTTGGATTTGGAGCTTGAGGACGTCGACTGGGCAGCTGCCTCATCGGTCTTTTTGCTCGATGTGCGGCCGGAGGAGCGAGAGCGTCCTTCGGATTTGCTGCTGTCAGCCTGGCGGGTATCAGACTGGCGGGTATCAGACTGGCGCGTGTCGGATTTGCGCTTGTCGGACTGCACGGCCTCAGACTGCACTGCCTCAGCCAGTACCGCCTCGGGCTGATCGGCCACGGCTGCGACAACATCCACCTCTGTGGCCTCGACCGCGACGGCGTCTGGTGCAGCGGCTTCGGCAGAAGCCTTGCTCCGCGAGGATTTCCCGCGTGTGCTGGTTTCAGGTTTGGCGGTTTTCTCAGAAGGCTTCTTGGCGGCGCTGCGCTTGGCAGGTTCTGCCTTTTTCACCGGGTTCTCCAACCGGCTGATTTCCTTCTGCAACAGGTTTTCAACAGCGGCGAGCGCCTTTTCATCCCGGCTAGAGCAGATGGTGATCGCCTTGCCTTCACGGCCCGCGCGGCCAGTCCGGCCAATCCGGTGCACATAGTCTTCGGGATGTCCGGGGACGTCAAAGTTGAACACATGGCTGACGCTTGGCACATCAAGCCCACGCGCGGCCACATCGGAGGCTACAAGAATACGCAGTTGGCCATCGCGGAACCCATCAAGGGTCTTGGTGCGCTGGCTCTGGTCCAGATCGCCATGGATCGGCGCGGCATCATAGCCGTATTTCTTGAGCGACTTGGAAACGATATCCACATCCGTTTTCCGGTTGCAGAAAATAATGGCGTTGGTCAGCTTGTCGCCTTCGCCGTCGATCAGCGCGCGCAGAGCTGTACGTTTTTCGCTGGCTTCACGATCTTTGCGTGAGGCTTTGAACAAAACAACGTGCTGCTCAATGGTTTCAGAGGCGCTGGCCTGACGGGCCACTTCGATTCGCTCTGGTGCCGACAGGAACGTATTGGTGATCCGCTCGATCTCAGGCGCCATGGTGGCCGAGAAGAACAGGGTCTGGCGGGTAAAGGGGGTCAGCGAGAAGATCCGCTCGATATCCGGAATAAAGCCCATGTCGAGCATCCGGTCCGCTTCATCCACAACCATGATCTGCACGCCGGTCAGCAACAGCTTGCCGCGTTCGAAATGATCCAGCAGACGGCCAGGGGTGGCAATCAGAACATCCACGCCTTTGTCGATCAGCTGGTCTTGTTCCTTAAAGCTGACACCGC
This genomic interval carries:
- a CDS encoding DEAD/DEAH box helicase, encoding MTKFTDLNLNPKVLKAIEEAGYETPTPIQAGAIPPALEGRDVLGIAQTGTGKTASFTLPMITMLARGRARARMPRSLVLCPTRELAAQVAENFDTYTKHLKLTKALLIGGVSFKEQDQLIDKGVDVLIATPGRLLDHFERGKLLLTGVQIMVVDEADRMLDMGFIPDIERIFSLTPFTRQTLFFSATMAPEIERITNTFLSAPERIEVARQASASETIEQHVVLFKASRKDREASEKRTALRALIDGEGDKLTNAIIFCNRKTDVDIVSKSLKKYGYDAAPIHGDLDQSQRTKTLDGFRDGQLRILVASDVAARGLDVPSVSHVFNFDVPGHPEDYVHRIGRTGRAGREGKAITICSSRDEKALAAVENLLQKEISRLENPVKKAEPAKRSAAKKPSEKTAKPETSTRGKSSRSKASAEAAAPDAVAVEATEVDVVAAVADQPEAVLAEAVQSEAVQSDKRKSDTRQSDTRQSDTRQADSSKSEGRSRSSGRTSSKKTDEAAAQSTSSSSKSNRGRGGSKQSGRRDDRTVVGMGDHMPSFIALSFDERRAG
- a CDS encoding RSP_7527 family protein codes for the protein MTEAQPVILTAADIQAIEARAHEMRAQALADAFRTLGRGISLAVHKLAAFLHRPRTA
- a CDS encoding ribonuclease J; translated protein: MSTDERLIYLPLGGAGEIGMNAYVYGYGKPGKERLILVDLGVAFPDMDSTPGVDLIMPDISWLRERVDQLEAIFITHGHEDHIGAVSHLYSQLNVPVYARAFTANLARRKMEEHGHDPLVVKTVGAWPDVTKLGPFTVGFAPMAHSIPESAGLVIDSPGGRVVHTGDFKLDRTPLVGEAFDPEMWAEIAKPGIKALICDSTNVFSKTPGRSESDLPDEITRLIGEAKGMVAATTFASNVARVKTLADAGTRAGRSVVLLGRAMLRMVEAAKETGVLKNFPTVYSPEEAKDMPRNNLMLITTGSQGERRAASAQMARGKYRGLELKEGDLFLFSSKTIPGNERGVIRIINQFSERGVDVVDDSSGLYHVSGHANGPDLEALHDLLQPAMLVPMHGEHRHLRQHARLGEAKGIPSIVAVNGMMLNLSGKRPSVLEYIDTGRTYLDGSTKIGAMDGVVRDRIRMALNGHLVVTLILDEEDEPLGEPWCDIKGLAENGSSNAALTEVLEEDLNQFLMRAGAKTLKDDDKLEGELRRIARQSCQNEIGKKPEVTVVISRMR